TTTTACGAGCAATgttccaaaaacattttgggGGGATGCCTTATTAACTGCGTGTTACTTAATAAACCAATTGCCATcacgtattttaaaatttaaaacccCTATTTCTACCCTACAACAATCATTTCCAAAATCACACCTTTTTTCTCATCTGCCTCTTCGAATTTTTGGGTGTTCAGTTTTTGTTCATATTCATGATCACAATCGGTCTAAACTTGATCCTAGAAGTCACAAATGCGTTTTCCTAGGGTATTCCACCACTCAAAAAGCCTACCGCTGTTACTCACCTTCAAAAAGGAAATATTTTATCTCACGGGATATTACCTTCTTTGAAAACCAATCCTTTTACCCACCACATTCGGACCCTAGGAATCAAACTAACTCCACGTACATTCATCCAATCAATTTCAGTGATTCTTGGGAATATTTTTGGATCACAAATCCACCTCCGAATTCGGTTCAGGGGGAGCCACAAAATCAGGAACACATCTCTCATTTAGAACCGATTTCTTCCCCAATTAATCCAGAATCTAATCCACAAAATCGGGAACCAATTCCTCACTTATATCAGCCACAAAATCAGGAACAAATCGCTCATCTAGAACCGATTTCTTCCTCAATTAATCCTGATTCTATGCCACGGCCAACTCAGCATATCTCTTATAATCTTGATCCTATTATCCCACAAAATCCGCAAATAGAACCCGAGTCATCTACGAACCCCACATCATGGTGTCCAGTTGAACCAATTCCAATAACCTACAGCAGACGACGACCCGTGCCAAAGCCGACTCCTCCTATGCCGAACACATCCAACTCAAGTCTCGATTCTAAAGACAATCAGTTGGGAGACCTGGACGTTCCAATTGCACAGCGAAAAGGTACAAGGTCATGCACAAAACACCCTATCTCTAAATTTTTGGGTTACTCTCGCTTATCACAGCCTATGCGTGCATTAGTAACTAACCTTTCAGAATCAACTACACCCACCAACATTGATGAAGCTCTAAGGCATGACAATTGGCGAGCTGCAGTGTTCGAAGAGATTAAAGCCTTAGAAAAAAATGGCACGTGGGATATTGTCCAAAGACCCGAAGGAAAGACACCGGTCGGATGTAGATGGCTCTTCACGATCAAATGTAAGAGTGATGGTTCAATTGATCGGTATAAAGCTCGACTAGTGGCCAAAGGCTATACGCAGACTTACGGAGTTGATTATCAAGAAACTTTCGCTCCGGTTGCAAAAATCAACACCATCCGCGTCTTATTGTCCCTCGCAGCAAACTTGGATTGGCCGCTTCAACAATTAGACGTAAAAAACGCCTTCCTcaatggagatcttgaagaagaagttTATATGGATTTGCCACCCGGATTCAATAAAGGAAGCAGCGAAGGAAAAGTTTGTCGTTTGAGAAAAGCTCTCTACGGTCTAAAACAGTCACCGAAAGCTTGGTGTGACAGGTTTGCAAAGACAATTCAGCTTCTTGGATACAAACAAGCTCACACCGATCACACACTGTTTTACCTTAGAGAGAAAGGGAAAATTGCCATTCTTATCGTCTATGTAGACGATATTATTATCACAGGGAACAACATTTCGGAGATGGACCGAATCAAGAGACGGTTAGCTTCTACTTTCGAGATGAAGGACCTTGGCAATCTACGGTTCTTTCTAGGGATGGAAGTTGCTCGCagcaaggaaggaatttctgtctCTCAGAGAAAATACATCCTCGATCTGCTCAAAGACACCGGTTTGATGGGCTGTAAACCGGCCGATACTCCTATGGATCCCAATGTCAAACTTAAAGCCAAACCAGATGATAATCCAGTTGACAAAGGAAGATTTCAGAGGCTTGTGGGCAGATTGATTTACCTTGCACATACCCGACCAGACATTTCGTTTCCAGTGAGTTGTATTAGTCAGTTCATGCACTCACCCTATCAATGTCATTTGGATGCTGCAAATAGGATATTGCGGTACTTGAAGGGATCTCCTGGTAAAGGACTCTTGTTCCGAAAGCAAGATAAGAGAAGTGTTGAAGTCTTCGTCGATGCAGACTGGGCTGGCTGTCCGAATGACCGCCGCTCGACTTCAGGGTACTGTTCCTTCGTGTTTGGGAATTTAGTCACTTGGCGCAGCAAGAAACAGCCCGTCGTCGCAAGAAGTAGCGCTGAAGCTGAACTTCGTTCCACTGCACTCGGCATCTGCGAAGCTCTCTGGATTAAGCAGCTGCTTGAAGAACTACATATTGAGAAGCAAGGTACGATGTCTATTCTTTGTGACAACAAAGCTGCTATCTCAATCGCACATAACCCTGTTCATCACGACCGCACTAAACATGTGGAAATAGACAGGCATTTCATTAAAGAGAAGATTGAGGCTGGTATTCTCGAAGTGTCCTATGTCCCGAGTTCTCAACAAGCTGCAGACATTCTAACAAAGGCACTGTTCAAGCCTCTGTTTGAAAGACTAATAGACAAGCTTGGAATGTATAATATATACCATCCAGCTTGAGGGGGAGTATAGAATTAGTCTTTTGTGTAGATTAATTAGTTTTTTAATATTTCCTATTTTATAGGATCTGTTTGTTGTTTTTCCTTCTTTTACTCTTGTAACCTAGATATATAAAGGCTCTCTCTGTATACGTTTGATTATACAATTGAAAGTGAATTAATTATTCCCTTTTCACCTCAGcagtgttttattttatttccctCTACGTGAGTGCTTTTAAAAGCATACCTCTTTCCAGCTTTTGTCAAAAAACAGAAAAGCAGCAGCCCCAAGCTCTACCAGTATCAAAAGGATCACAAGTACGGAATACTTTATTACCTTAAGGAAAACTATCATCCTCgtgataaaaatttaaaacacaataccCATCTATAAAAGTATGTGACAAAAAAATGTAAAAACTATCATGACATACAAGGATTTTACTGTCTAATTTCATTCATCTTCATCCCAAGCAAACAGATTATAGTCGATAATATTCTTCTTGCCAATGGTCAAAGTGTTACTAGATGCTAACATGTGTTTTCAAAGAGCTATAGGGACATATCAATGTCATTTTTGGTAAAAGATGATGACTGAATCCTCAATTCTTTTAACCTCAGAATTCCACTAAAGCAAAAGCTTCAGGGTTAGGTCAACTAGCTAAAAATTGTCAAATATGGATCTACAACCTCACAATTAATCATTGTAGCCGTATAAAATAAAAAGGGGTAATACAGTTAGCATATGTGATTAAATATAAAAGATCGCATCACTAGGAAGGATACACAAATGAGGCAGCACCCATTCCGTGCAGCAGTTCCAATGCATCCACAACAAGCAATGACAACAAGTACGACACCAATGCCAATGAAAAGATATATAAACCTACAGATAGATTATTTGATCATTAGCACTATCACTGCATTAGAACAAGCACCCAGATAAAAGAGACAGATGAAAGTAATATATTGGGTTGAGAGAGCCAATATGAATAATATAGAACACGCATAACTTAGCCGCTCCATTTGTGCTCATGATAGCATGGAACACAAAATTAGCCATCACTCTCACAAAACATACTTACATACTCCAAAGCCCATCTAGATGCATACAAAGAAAATCACGAAGACATAACTTATACATGCATGGTGACACGGAACACAAACAAACTTGAACAACAGTTGTTCTTCATACCACGCCTTAGGAAGCTTATCAAAGATGCTATCAGCTACAGAGACCACCAATAGCATGGGTCGGCCAAGCTGGACGAGCTCCATATTAGAAGACGCATTGGTAGAATCATTGACAGTGGAAGCGTCAGTTTTATACTCAACGAAGAGGTATACACCATAGCCAATCATGGCAAGACCCACGAGGATTAACAAGGAGTTTAGAACCTTCAGCAGGCATTCCCAGAAAGTCTTACACCCCATTCCTATGGCAACTTCGAAAAAGTAACTTTATATATATGCCCTTTATTATAAGATGTATATTCATACACATCAaccaactctctcttcctcctGCAAGGAAAATCCACCAACCATTTCTTCAGAAATATCACTAATGAATCAGAATTGACTCCCAAAAAACTCCAACCAGAAAAAGCCGTGAACACTCAACACGGTACCACAAAAACTATCAAGATAGCGAATTAGAATTTAATatcaaaaaaaaagaaagtggAGTGGAATCCATCGAAAACTTCAGAACAAAAATAATGCCAAATTTGTTTATGTGATCCACACATGAAGATTTCACTTCAATAGAATCAAATTCAGCCAAGAATTGAACTACAGAAACAGATAAACAGTTACATGAGaaggaaaaaaatgaaaaagatcGAAGGATAACTTGATCGAGAAGCGGCGAGCTTAGCTTACAGGATATGTCTGAATGATGGTCGAAAGATTCCGAATAGCCGGAGAAATGCTGGATAGGTATGGATATTtagtaataatataatataatataatcaatatattCACTTTCTCGAATGatatatattttcgtttttttatttatataaaaaaaacagaTATCCGAATTCGTATTTTAGATAAATCCAGATGTAATCTTAATTCagagtaggttttttgtgaaacgatctcatgaatctttatgtgtgagacgagtcaaccctactcatattcacaataaaaattaatactcttataataatactcttagcataaaaataatattttttctaagagtattatttttaataaatgactcaaataagatatatatataacaaaatacgactcgtaaaaccgtctcacacaaatttttgtcattaatTTATATAAACTTTAATTcgtatcctaaataaattcaaatgtaaCCGTAGCTTATATAAACTTAAAccgattttttatttatttcacgTGGAAACCTAGGGATGTCAATGGGTCCGGGTTTTACCCAGACCCACAATGGACCCGCATGTATGGGGTGAGTTTGGACATACTAAATGGGTCATGGGGTGGGTCTTGGGTCCAATTTTTCAAACCCATTCAGATATGGAGTGGGTCATGGGTTCTATAATATCCGCCCGATACCCGCCCCATATACGTAGATATAAATATTTTCgggttttaattttattaattttatttttttagtacctCATCTCAACCATAAAAATCTTAGTTATTCCTATGTCaactgttgcatttgaatctgTTTTTAGCAATAGTGGAAGAATAGTTGGTCCTCATCTTAGTAGACTTAAATATTGCATACTcactgattttatattgatctgtTTAAATTATGTTACGACTTATTTTTGGAGATGTCAAGATTTTTTTGAAGAGTTAGCAActctttttttatataattttttttttgtcgtgaaaatactttgtttgttattattaagtgtggtcgAAAACGTGAATTAATTTTCCACAATGTTGTATTTAGAGGCTTGTATGTTTCATAATTTAGTCATGTGggaagaaatattatttttttattttaaaaaaattcgggtctCACGGGTCTCATGGGTCTACCCGGCCCCGTTTCGTATTCGAGGTGGGGTGGGtccgaagaatatttaaccgAGGTGGGACAGGTAATGGGTCCAAGTTTTTTCCATGGGGAGGGTCTTGGGTTTAGCCAAACCCGCCCCATACCCGTCCCATCGACATCTATTATGTAATTTAAGAAATGATAAGCATGATGTGAccgaatttaaaaatattttaaatgtgttCATGcccttttaataatttaatgaaattttataATAGTAAATTGCTTAAAATTTATGGGACTTtacaaattattaaatataCTATATTTTAATTCTTTGCGTTTAAAATGGACAAAAATACATTcagttgttttttttaattccactataaaaattaataattttaaagcaCAATTGTTACACggttatttatttttaagtttgGTATAAAGTTTTTTTGAATTACAAATTATTttgtgttgaggatcgaagttgagtttagaggggggtgaataaactctactcgtttttcgttctgatgaggtactaaaatcctgttaaggatagtagttgatcttgtgcgaatactttcacctgattacaataaaacgtgcggaaacaatctgatgaagtagttgaaaaacaataaaacagtaggcagcagttgtttatggaagttcgaagataaactcttctacgtctccccttcttctgtttccagaaagtataactaaaagactttggatattacagtacaacacttgtacacacccacttcagaaggacttacacctcagcctactgaaactcttagtttctcaactcacaaaaatgcgaaacacaaagttctgaaaagactcttttcagattacagactcttctgataaagtataagtgcagtaaagatcgtgaagagtgtaagaattagtagcacaagatgatctacaaaagatcagatataagctatgaagcgtgtgctacttttctttgtgttgaacttttaaaatgctcaaggaattctgatattcgtctgataagagagtagctttgttccttgaaaatgatattatgcgaagtgtcgtgtcgaacaaggatttgatccaagtatatataatcgactgagttcaacgttcacaatcagagaagtcttcagataactgatacaatcagctttattaccgaaacaagttcctgcagaaaagctataaaacaatcagtcttgttttatacttaattgggtaatatgcattaaatgactccgtatagtatttaatgctgcaattaatactagtactaggaactctttaacggtaacaattaagatagcaacgttagaaaacgttctctgctggttttgtattgttatcccttttctactggtttagttttactagaacagcagctactgataagttattctgttgttctggtctgctggtctactggttttagttatcatcgccacaataaaattcatgtctaacaatttccccctttgtggtgatgccaaaacctaaacagtagaaagtcgttaagtaaaacagataatcatttaaacgAACGGATAATGTTAATAACGCATTAAAGTAAACAAATCAATCggttccaatgtccctgtaaatgatttcttcattttgaggttcttgatctcttctgttagaaggttcagcctcatcttctgtttgcctaactcctgttgatctcctctatctcctctatcttccccctttttggcatcagcggccaccacatgggtaaagagatcattcagtctgccggaaatattttgaatgccatcggttagcatctccagatacggggtttgagaagagatgcgattatctaatgtagtgatagattgattttgagagttaatcttggcatccaaaagttccacagaagtagagAGTGATCGAAAaagatcatcatgctcagtgattcgagtgagtatatcattttgagcaagTATGATGGTGCCGTGAGTTCTTGATATAACTTGTCTGAAAACGGaggtttcagcatacatcttgtccgTGGTCTCCTTAGTGAGATAGATGTATTTCCCCATTCGCTCTCGGAAAGATTTAGCACCACTGAATTCCGCAAGATTTTCACAAGATATACGTTTCACTAAATCAGAGACGTTGTTGAGTTCGGTTTGTAGAAACCGAATCTGATGTTCCAGGTCAAAGGTATCTGATTCCGGGGAGGGAGTTCGTGCAAGAATGCGTTGTTTgatctcagaaagacgagaaTTCGTCGCAGTCAAAACAGGGAGGGAGACAGCCAACGCAGTAGAAACAGGAGGAGCATCCATCAATGCAGTAGAAGGAGCAGGGTCTGCTGTGCTTTCTGCTGGAATTGCAGAAACAGTAGGCTCAACAGCAACCAGAGGAAGAGTAATATCTTCAGTAGGAAtggccaagtcagaggccaaagcTTCTTCCATTGGTACAGTAACAGCCTGTGAAACTGAAGATGCTTCAAtagaaggtgcagaaggctgttccagaagaatgttcatttctgcttgatgtgcAGCAGAAAAcaactctaaattcggcagtaaagaagtagcatctggttctgctaATTGTTGCCCTTGGGTAGGAGAACCAGAAGGGGGCAAAGAAATAGCCGGTGCTGCTTCCAAAGTGGTAGAGACAGTAGGGACAatcgattcaatgacttcctcaactgaagccagttcatgcacagacaatagtgatgaggactgaatgggcctagtcggagatgcaggagtactaagaacagcagcctttggggaggctgtagtcctttcctcaactgtctgattctgttgaaaGATCGGGACAAGGCCAACATGAAAAACAGTAGGCTctcaaagccttgttcttgagcaagaagttgctcactcatCTGCTTTAATCTGTCAGATATaatcaaaataacattttgatcctgaacagcagtaggaacggcaggatcaaaattcaattgaagaactttcagaactgattctaatttctgacatttcagctgatcgaggatgaagttccttctgcgcaaggcctcgatgacattTTCTGTTTTTGCCAACTGAAAAATTCTCTTTTCCGCATTCATCATTTTGCCATAAGCCCCTTTAGTTTTGAAGTAAGCAAAGGAATGAAACAAACGGACAGTATGCCATTAATCAaagaaattcatgtcatcgtttgcagaggtctcaatctcTGCTAAATGAAGATCAACTCCGGTGGTGACAGTGGTTTTGTGACTAAAAACAGGTGGTTTTTGCACcattttccctttgcctttgTCAGAAGATAAAATAGGCGCAATAGGtcggaaagcagaagacccgcttgctggttcccgaataacgattccagatgttggcttaaaagcagtagcagtagagGGTGCTGAAACAGACGCAGTAGCGTGTGCAGTCGAAGAAGCAGTTGATCGAGCAGAAGGAaccgcttctggaaagacctgacgaataggtactttctcaatttcagacagtgctgctgtctttttaatcttaagaatggtgcgcggtttcttcttggttggggttggcactgctggtcgaacagcagcagcagactcttctgatgctgttttatcggaatccgtcgaaataatcaatcgtttctttgaaattttcttttgaggtttgggaacctcagaagcagtttccccaatttccttcttcatcgcaacaaactccgccactgttggcttaggccttagagcCAATACATTTGCTGCATCAATCATGGTAACGGAAGTAGCATCGAGATCACTTCTAGatgcgaaaccagcatccttgagcaaaaCACTGATCTGAACCGCGAAACCAGAACTTTTTCGAataaccatatccttcataattctgaaaataaaatgactccagTCCACCTTAATCCCCTTAGAAATGGCAGTCATTACTTGAACTTTTTCCTTTGTCAATTTTTCGAAGGTGCCAGTcttgatcaaaatagctttagccacaatatcggccagaatctgatactctattttgagcagtttcttgtgacaggaaggagacacttcttctccagatgctgagaaagagctgagagcaacagacatatctgtcttggaaatatcagagagttcagacatacccgaaagtggaaggaggaaggttgctcctagatgtgcggcatcaatggagatagaagcatctccttgagtatgaacaatccttccttcatgcactgttgctttagcgtaaaattccaggagagcatttttgtagataactgctggtgcttccaggaatttccgGAGTCCCGATTTCTCAATATCCTGAAACATTTTcaagagattctcatccttgatgttgagaacggaagcaaagttaacttgataagcgttaagagtgtaagctccagccatttctgtatgcagatgagatcaaaaaaaaatttcagtagttagttgatgatatagagaaagcagtagctgaatagcgatagttatgaaacagtaaaggtgaaaatgtgaaatatgaaatagatatacagccgtcaaataaacatagagacacgtgtcagtatgttcttggttgagtgtttgaaagttttgcagaaactgtcagagagacgaatgattttgaaaattttgaaaaagagcgggttgtccagacggttactaaaagaattcagaaaaggatttgtcattttatgataacgtctgctggaagtttcaagGTGCTGAAATATGCGAGCACTTtgtcaaaaccagcagacttgtagttttatcgaaaagacaaacatcctatctgttttctgaaaaggtgtcaaactcttagtctgactaagatattgtttcccctcggtaaatgcaattaataagtagtcataattgcgacaagtgactcttggccatctctcAATCTAAGCCGTTGAAACTGAACAGTTGCAATCTTGCgattcacaagagtctttgttccctctataaatacctgcaaggcttgaacgaagttaaacaaaaacaatgaaaactcaagtaaaaGGAGAGTTAGAGTTCGATTCAGGAGATGAAGCAAAATTGTCCAGAGAGAAGTTTGAGGGTATCATAAAtttcgtaatgatccttgaaatacactcctggagttgtagtttccacagtcaagcagatcttttgcttcgattgagtttgaaatgtagcatcgatttcttccagaagcatgctaatgcaataagagagtgctggtggattgatgatgctgaaatcctctctgatgccctgtaaggcatctaaaaattacattagtgctggcaagacctaagcttgctagattctttctaggcctttctcttcgaagaagaccatctttttcctgttgaagtactttgcaagcaaataTCAGAGAGCTCCTAGAAGACAAACGCTAcatgtaacgctactggttaaaaagcaaagaagatctactgtttttacttttgcatcgtgtaatgtactgaaatggtttctaataaaattccagttttgcttatctgacttttctcttctgcttttctgcaaatatCTTACTGTTAGTTCAATACGATAAGTAAGCGAGTAATAATAAAAGTTAACTAAGTTAACagaaaataatcaagttaaatctatcaaaccaagagaattacgaaagtaagaaaacttattttctggtaagggtttcgtgaagatatctgctgtttgttgatcagtagaaacatattccagacgaatgttcttcttctgcacatgatctctaataaagtgatgtctgatgtctatgtgcttcgttctggaatgaagtactggattttgtgtgattgcaattgcactggtattgtcacagaatataggtgattcggaggcttgaatcccatagtctcttaactgttgttgaatccacagtatctgagagcagcagcttccagcagccagatattctgcttctgcagtagatgtggctatggaagtctgtttcttgctaaaccaggatatcaacctatcaccaagaaattgacaaaaaccacttgtgctttttcggtctagtttgcaacctgcataatcagcatctgaatatccaataagatttaacgatgaatcattgggataccataagccgacgttttgagttcctttcaagtacttcaaaatacgtttagcagcaatataatgagattgtttggggttagattgaaatctagcacaaatgcaaacaacaaacatgatatctggtctactggcagttaaatataataaagaaccaataagacctcgatactgagttacctctactggaataccactttcatctttatcaagcttaatagatgagctcattggagtagaagcagcagagcatgcttccattccgaactttttcagaagctccttggtgtactaggcttgatttataaagatttcagtctctgattgcttaatctgtaatcctaggaagaatgttaattctcccatcatactcatttcaaatttatcatgcatcaattttccaaactttgcacataatttggggttagttgacccaaaataatatcatcaacatagatctgtactaaaagaatgtgcttattcttgactaaagtaaataaagttttatctactgctccaatggtaaaatcatgatcaatgagaaattgtgatagagtgtcataccaaactctaggtgcctgttttagaccatataatgcttttgtgtaatttaaatacatgatgcggagagaaatgatcgataaaacctggaggttgttcgacgtatacttcttcttgtaaaagaccatttagaaaagcacttttcacatccatttgatatactttgaaattcttgaaagcatcaaaggctaagaatattctgattgcttcgagccttgctactggtgcataagtctcatcaaagtctatgccttcttcttgtctgaagccttgagctaccaatctagctttatttctcaccactgtgccttcttcattgagtttgtttctgaatacccaccgagttccaatgacagcttgatgagatggtctaggtactagaaaccaaacttcattacgtttgaattgattcagctcttcttgcatggcttcaatccaactaggatccagaagagcttcttcaatcttctttggttcatcctgagatataaaagcagcatgcatgtattcattaagcatttgccttctggttctcaatggcgctgctggattaccaataaccaatgatggaggatgagattttctccagataaacggatttgaatgggcatcttcctgatttgttatgttaagattgtcttctacagaaccagtagtaggttcttgaacatcttctgctggtattggtagatccaagttctgtacttctggttccactattggtgtgtctggttctggattttgaagatccttggtattTGCTTCCACATCATCATCACTGTCgatttccaagtgaatcctgtctaacctgttacttaaatcagatatgttagaaattttAGCACtgttgtcttcatcgaagacaacatgaatcgattcttcaacattaagagttctattgttcaagattctaaaagctctgcttacagcagagtaaccaagaaatattcaagcatctgattttgagt
This region of Primulina eburnea isolate SZY01 chromosome 14, ASM2296580v1, whole genome shotgun sequence genomic DNA includes:
- the LOC140811504 gene encoding tobamovirus multiplication protein 2A-like isoform X2; this encodes MGCKTFWECLLKVLNSLLILVGLAMIGYGVYLFVEYKTDASTVNDSTNASSNMELVQLGRPMLLVVSVADSIFDKLPKAWFIYLFIGIGVVLVVIACCGCIGTAARNGCCLICYSVLVILLILVELGAAAFLFFDKSWKEDIPVDRTGNFDNIFQFVDQHWKIIRWVALGIVIFEALVFLLALVVRAANRPAQYGSDDEYVGGPRQQIRQPFINRNPAPATGVPVAGASDQRPSRNDAWSTRMREKYGFGSESSCSCVV